In a genomic window of Tissierella sp. Yu-01:
- a CDS encoding alpha/beta hydrolase codes for MKRIKKLALKIISTPYLDMKKYYKQVRKLLNLINPPKEPIYKLLDHKMMLSDREIPVRIFIPHANSLPKLLIFFHGGGWVTGNIDSYTNVCANMANETGHTVISVDYRLAPENPFPAGVEDCYHVTREIFYHPEIIKYNPEDITLIGDSAGGNLAAVVSLMARDKGDFLPCRQILIYPATNYDHSSSSPFPSVIENGTDYIMTSERIQDYMELYVPNKEDRLSSYVAPILAEDLSNQPKTLIITAEFDPLRDEGEAYGMKLESFGNHVTIYRIKDALHGFLTNPLATTDINIAYEIINKFLRDKDIQVRNIDEKENYQVEKIR; via the coding sequence ATGAAGCGTATAAAGAAATTAGCTCTAAAAATAATATCTACGCCCTATCTTGATATGAAGAAATATTATAAACAAGTGAGAAAGCTATTGAACTTGATTAATCCTCCAAAGGAACCAATCTATAAACTGCTGGACCATAAAATGATGCTTTCTGATAGAGAAATACCAGTAAGAATATTTATCCCCCATGCAAATTCCCTTCCAAAGCTATTAATATTCTTCCATGGAGGAGGTTGGGTCACTGGAAATATAGATTCTTATACTAATGTATGTGCTAATATGGCAAATGAAACTGGCCATACAGTAATATCAGTGGATTATAGATTAGCTCCTGAAAATCCATTTCCGGCTGGGGTTGAAGATTGTTATCATGTTACACGTGAAATATTTTATCACCCTGAAATAATAAAGTATAATCCAGAAGATATTACACTAATAGGAGACAGTGCCGGTGGAAATTTAGCAGCAGTTGTATCACTTATGGCTAGAGATAAAGGAGATTTTCTACCTTGTAGACAAATATTAATATATCCAGCTACAAATTATGATCATAGCAGCTCCTCTCCCTTCCCTTCTGTGATTGAAAATGGTACCGACTATATTATGACTTCTGAACGTATTCAGGATTATATGGAACTTTATGTACCTAATAAAGAAGATCGATTAAGCTCTTATGTCGCACCAATTCTTGCGGAGGATTTGTCCAATCAACCAAAAACTTTAATAATTACAGCAGAATTTGATCCTCTTCGAGATGAAGGCGAAGCATATGGTATGAAGCTTGAAAGTTTTGGAAACCATGTTACAATATATAGGATAAAGGATGCACTACATGGATTTCTTACAAATCCATTAGCAACAACAGATATAAACATAGCCTACGAAATTATTAATAAATTTCTAAGAGATAAAGATATACAAGTGAGGAATATAGATGAAAAAGAAAACTATCAAGTGGAAAAAATTAGATAA
- a CDS encoding methyl-accepting chemotaxis protein, whose product MMREYSAEEILDYFEILAPYLNEIFVEDVDVSVIKDNHYTAYVPAKTFDFKVKVGDPIPKGKASEQCIKTGEKVIRKISKEQSAFGIPYIACAYPVKNDNKVIGCVLTTQSVDNQEKIQYISNDLATSAQEFTANMEEIVATTEELANVSSELGHFSNDLTKSIKQTDEIVAFISSVADQTNLLGLNAAIESARVGELGRGFGVVAGEVRKLAVESAESVKDIKTLIDKIQKSIIQINEIIQLVDNTVKSQEVSMQELSNVSLGFATMAGELAEISDYMSKE is encoded by the coding sequence ATGATGAGAGAATATTCAGCTGAAGAAATATTAGATTATTTTGAAATTTTAGCGCCATATCTAAATGAAATATTTGTTGAGGATGTGGATGTATCTGTAATTAAGGATAATCACTACACTGCATATGTTCCTGCAAAGACTTTTGATTTTAAGGTGAAGGTGGGAGATCCTATACCAAAAGGTAAAGCAAGTGAGCAATGTATTAAGACTGGAGAAAAGGTTATACGTAAGATTTCCAAAGAACAATCGGCTTTTGGTATACCTTATATTGCATGTGCATACCCGGTGAAAAATGATAATAAGGTAATTGGTTGTGTACTTACGACTCAGTCTGTAGATAATCAGGAAAAAATACAGTATATCTCAAATGACCTAGCTACATCAGCACAAGAATTTACTGCAAATATGGAAGAGATTGTTGCTACAACTGAGGAACTGGCAAATGTATCTAGTGAATTGGGGCATTTTAGCAATGATTTAACTAAATCGATAAAACAAACAGATGAAATCGTTGCCTTTATCAGTAGCGTAGCCGATCAAACCAATTTATTGGGCTTAAATGCAGCTATAGAGTCTGCTCGAGTAGGTGAATTAGGGAGAGGTTTTGGGGTTGTTGCTGGGGAAGTTAGAAAATTAGCGGTTGAAAGTGCAGAATCAGTTAAAGATATTAAAACTCTAATTGATAAGATACAGAAATCTATTATCCAGATAAATGAAATAATCCAACTAGTTGATAATACTGTAAAATCCCAAGAGGTTTCTATGCAAGAATTGTCAAATGTAAGTTTAGGTTTTGCTACAATGGCAGGGGAGCTGGCAGAAATTTCAGATTATATGTCAAAAGAATAA
- a CDS encoding DUF896 domain-containing protein translates to MKDLLKRINELAQKSKSVGLSEEEKEEQHRLRQGYIQIFRGNFKETLMNVKVVDESGNDITPEKLLKEQNKNKNQGKLLN, encoded by the coding sequence TTGAAAGATTTATTAAAACGCATTAATGAATTGGCCCAAAAATCTAAATCAGTTGGCCTTAGTGAAGAGGAAAAAGAAGAACAGCATAGATTAAGGCAGGGATATATTCAAATATTTAGAGGTAATTTCAAAGAAACTCTTATGAATGTAAAGGTAGTTGATGAATCGGGTAATGATATAACCCCTGAAAAGCTACTTAAAGAACAAAACAAAAATAAAAATCAAGGGAAACTTCTCAACTGA
- the putP gene encoding sodium/proline symporter PutP, producing the protein MAKGNIQILIAMILYIIAVICIGFRYAKQAGESSDNYLIGGRSLGPWVTAMGAEASDMSGWLLMGLPGVAYWFGLSDAIWTAIGLLIGTYLNWLFVAKRIRGYSVVANNSITIPDFLSNRFKEDKKVIMTISAIFILIFFSVYAASCFVTVGKLFNTLFGMKYLYMMIAGALFVIAYTFIGGFLAESASDFMQGIVMFLALIVVLVAGISAAGGISEVINNAKEIPGFFEFFGIASPKLVDGVQQVEAGKPLFNEAGTYGLLTVISTLSWGLGYFGMPQVLLKFMAIRDVNELTLSRRIATIWCVISLVAAVAIGIIGRVIFPDALLTQSASESIFVLTSRSFFMPIFAGVVMAGILAATISSADSYLLIAASAFSKSIYHGIFKKDANDKQVLNITRLTLLVIAAIAMIIAIDENSVIFTVVSFAWAGFGATFGPIMLFSLFWKRVTREGAIAGMISGGGMVFIWKLLLKPMGGVFGIYELLPSFLLSCIVIYIVSKMTKEPSKEIQEEFELAKNFK; encoded by the coding sequence ATGGCAAAGGGAAACATTCAGATTTTGATCGCAATGATCCTATATATTATTGCAGTAATATGTATTGGATTTCGCTACGCTAAACAAGCTGGAGAAAGTAGTGACAACTATTTAATTGGAGGGAGATCCCTTGGACCGTGGGTCACCGCTATGGGAGCTGAGGCTTCTGATATGAGTGGATGGCTATTGATGGGTTTGCCAGGAGTTGCCTACTGGTTTGGTTTAAGTGATGCTATTTGGACTGCAATTGGACTTTTAATTGGAACATATTTAAATTGGCTTTTTGTTGCTAAAAGAATAAGGGGTTACTCAGTAGTTGCAAATAATTCAATAACTATTCCTGACTTCCTTAGCAATAGATTTAAAGAGGATAAAAAAGTAATAATGACTATTTCTGCAATTTTCATTCTTATTTTCTTCTCCGTTTATGCTGCTAGTTGTTTCGTAACAGTTGGGAAGTTATTTAACACATTATTTGGAATGAAATATCTTTATATGATGATTGCTGGTGCATTATTTGTAATTGCGTATACGTTTATAGGAGGATTTTTAGCAGAAAGTGCATCTGATTTTATGCAAGGTATTGTAATGTTTTTAGCATTAATTGTTGTATTAGTTGCAGGAATTTCAGCTGCAGGTGGTATATCTGAAGTTATAAATAATGCCAAAGAAATTCCAGGATTCTTTGAATTCTTTGGTATAGCATCACCGAAATTAGTTGATGGAGTGCAACAAGTAGAAGCTGGGAAACCTTTATTTAATGAAGCTGGCACTTATGGACTTTTAACAGTAATATCTACACTTTCATGGGGACTTGGCTATTTTGGAATGCCACAGGTATTATTGAAGTTTATGGCTATTAGAGATGTAAATGAGTTGACGCTTTCTAGAAGAATTGCTACAATCTGGTGTGTAATATCCTTGGTTGCAGCAGTTGCTATAGGGATTATAGGTAGAGTAATATTCCCAGATGCATTGCTTACTCAAAGTGCATCAGAAAGTATATTTGTATTGACGTCAAGAAGTTTCTTTATGCCTATATTTGCAGGTGTTGTTATGGCAGGAATACTTGCAGCAACTATTAGCTCTGCGGACTCATATTTACTCATAGCAGCATCTGCATTCTCAAAGAGCATATATCACGGAATATTCAAGAAAGATGCAAATGATAAACAGGTACTAAATATAACTAGGTTAACACTATTAGTAATTGCCGCAATAGCAATGATAATAGCCATAGATGAAAATAGTGTTATTTTTACAGTAGTGTCATTTGCATGGGCTGGTTTTGGCGCAACTTTTGGACCTATAATGTTATTTTCACTTTTCTGGAAGAGGGTTACAAGAGAAGGTGCTATAGCGGGAATGATATCAGGTGGAGGTATGGTATTTATCTGGAAGCTTCTTCTTAAACCAATGGGAGGAGTATTTGGAATATATGAATTACTACCATCATTCTTACTATCCTGTATAGTAATCTATATAGTGTCTAAAATGACAAAAGAGCCATCTAAGGAGATACAAGAGGAATTTGAATTAGCTAAAAATTTTAAATAA
- a CDS encoding flavodoxin domain-containing protein: MAKSIVLYQSKYGATKKYANWLKEELSCDIMETKKASADAVEKYDIIILGGGLYASGIAGLSFIKKNYHKLKDKKVIIFAVGASPYDERSINMVKEHNLKDELSNIPLVYLRGAWNEEKMTFIDRSLCNMLKKSVAKKDQSKLEPWEAALMEAIGGNYDWTDKKYIESIIELVNI, from the coding sequence ATGGCTAAATCGATCGTACTTTATCAATCAAAATATGGTGCAACAAAGAAATACGCAAATTGGTTAAAAGAAGAACTATCCTGCGACATTATGGAAACTAAAAAAGCATCGGCTGATGCTGTGGAGAAATATGATATTATCATATTAGGTGGTGGCCTTTATGCTTCAGGTATTGCAGGATTGTCATTTATAAAGAAGAACTACCATAAGCTGAAAGATAAAAAAGTCATTATATTTGCTGTAGGAGCTTCTCCATATGATGAAAGATCAATTAATATGGTCAAGGAACATAATCTAAAAGATGAACTATCTAATATTCCATTAGTATACTTAAGAGGTGCATGGAATGAAGAAAAAATGACTTTTATAGATAGAAGCTTATGCAATATGTTAAAAAAATCTGTAGCTAAAAAGGATCAAAGTAAACTTGAACCATGGGAGGCAGCTTTGATGGAGGCTATAGGAGGTAACTACGACTGGACTGATAAAAAGTACATAGAATCGATAATAGAGTTGGTTAATATCTAA
- a CDS encoding nitroreductase family protein, which produces MNQVIDVINNRVSLRRYQDKEISKEHLEIILDSAIKAPTAGNQCLYSIIMIKDQKTKDVLSKSCDNQPFIAKAPLILIFAADQQKWFDYYKFKGVKEFSERENLSFEAPQESDLILACEDALIAAQNAVIAAESLGVGSCYIGDILENYEFHKELLNLDDWVFPVTMLCLGYYEEDAKRIHRKRFDKKFIVFEEKYRKLSDDELSEMFSENEKSFVENNKYNADNFAQAFYARKTGAEFSKEMARSVRVALKKWDGRKL; this is translated from the coding sequence ATGAATCAAGTAATTGACGTCATTAACAATAGAGTATCATTGAGAAGATACCAAGATAAGGAAATCTCTAAAGAACATTTAGAAATAATCTTAGATTCAGCAATAAAGGCTCCAACAGCAGGTAATCAATGTCTTTATTCCATTATTATGATTAAGGATCAAAAAACTAAAGACGTACTGAGCAAATCCTGTGACAACCAGCCATTTATTGCAAAGGCACCTTTAATTCTAATATTTGCGGCAGATCAACAAAAGTGGTTTGATTATTATAAGTTTAAGGGGGTTAAGGAATTTTCTGAAAGAGAAAATCTCTCCTTTGAAGCACCTCAAGAATCAGATTTAATACTTGCCTGTGAAGATGCTTTAATTGCAGCACAAAATGCAGTTATAGCAGCAGAATCATTGGGAGTTGGTTCATGCTATATTGGAGATATCCTAGAAAATTATGAGTTTCACAAGGAATTATTAAATCTAGACGATTGGGTATTCCCAGTAACTATGCTTTGTCTTGGTTATTATGAAGAAGATGCAAAGAGGATCCATAGAAAGAGATTTGATAAAAAGTTTATCGTGTTTGAAGAAAAATATAGAAAATTAAGTGATGATGAACTTAGCGAAATGTTTAGTGAAAATGAAAAGTCTTTCGTAGAAAATAATAAATATAATGCTGATAATTTTGCACAGGCTTTTTATGCTAGAAAGACGGGAGCTGAATTTAGTAAAGAGATGGCAAGATCAGTTAGAGTTGCTTTGAAAAAGTGGGACGGAAGGAAACTGTAG
- the yfcE gene encoding phosphodiesterase, producing MKLFFLSDIHGSVYYLQKALERFVEEKADYIVILGDILYHGARNPLSLEYDTKRVTDIINGYADKIIAVRGNCDSEVDQMVLDFPIMSTYSNILYNNRRLFLTHGHIYNENNMPKLNEGDVFIYGHFHIPRAEKKDNIYFINPGSITLPKENSPHTYAVLDEDMFRIKDIEGNIFKEITLE from the coding sequence ATGAAGTTATTTTTTTTATCAGATATACATGGTTCAGTCTACTATTTACAAAAGGCATTGGAAAGATTTGTAGAAGAAAAGGCTGATTATATAGTTATACTAGGAGACATTTTATATCACGGAGCAAGAAATCCATTATCTTTAGAATATGATACTAAAAGGGTAACTGACATAATTAATGGATATGCGGATAAAATTATAGCAGTAAGAGGTAATTGTGATAGTGAAGTTGATCAAATGGTTTTAGATTTTCCAATAATGTCAACTTATTCAAATATATTATATAATAATAGACGCCTGTTCTTAACCCATGGACATATTTATAATGAAAATAATATGCCAAAGTTAAATGAAGGTGACGTATTTATTTATGGACATTTTCATATACCAAGGGCTGAGAAAAAGGATAATATATATTTTATTAATCCAGGTTCTATTACATTGCCAAAGGAAAATAGTCCGCATACTTATGCTGTGTTAGATGAAGATATGTTTAGAATAAAAGATATTGAAGGCAATATATTTAAGGAGATTACTTTAGAGTAG
- a CDS encoding PH domain-containing protein yields MYENEFRDILDSNERIIWSDKPHIAVHLASGLPLLIIGIIWGIMDSFILGGFMFDGGFNGGFGFGGFFNFFSIFMLLHMFPLWLGIGNMIRLFLVYRNTYFCYTDKRVIIKTGFMGVDYKIEDFYNIENLEVNVGPLENILGVGSIRIDEGYVRTRNNSRGRVGNRLYGIQRPYEVFKDLKEIVTDIKADINYPNDYRPETNKGYNTKYDK; encoded by the coding sequence TTGTACGAAAATGAATTTAGAGATATTTTAGATAGTAACGAAAGAATAATTTGGTCAGATAAACCACACATAGCTGTACACCTTGCTTCTGGATTACCACTTTTAATTATAGGGATTATTTGGGGTATTATGGATAGCTTTATTTTAGGGGGATTTATGTTTGATGGAGGATTTAATGGAGGATTTGGATTTGGTGGTTTCTTTAATTTCTTCTCAATATTTATGCTTCTTCATATGTTTCCTTTATGGCTTGGTATAGGAAATATGATAAGACTTTTCTTAGTATATAGAAATACGTACTTCTGCTATACAGATAAGAGAGTTATAATAAAAACAGGTTTTATGGGTGTGGATTATAAGATAGAAGACTTCTATAATATTGAGAATCTAGAAGTAAATGTAGGTCCCTTGGAAAATATTCTAGGAGTAGGATCTATTAGAATAGATGAAGGATATGTGCGTACACGAAATAATTCTAGGGGAAGAGTAGGAAATAGATTATATGGCATCCAAAGACCATATGAGGTATTTAAAGATCTTAAGGAGATAGTAACAGACATTAAAGCTGATATTAATTATCCAAATGATTATAGACCTGAGACAAATAAGGGATACAATACGAAATATGATAAATAA
- the zupT gene encoding zinc transporter ZupT, producing the protein MDISINNILFAFGITLFAGISTGIGSLLAFYTKQTNKKFLSAALGFSAGVMIYVSLIEIFVKARASLEAVYGSTKGYWMTTIAFFAGIAIIALIDKFIPEGGNPHEIHDASELDESNIIDDEKEASALLRMGLFSALAIAIHNFPEGLATFIGAIEDPTLGISIGIAIAIHNIPEGIAVSVPIYYATGDKKKALLYSFLSGLSEPLGAIIGYFILFRFMNEAMFGIIFAIVAGIMVYISLDELLPTAEKYGEHHIAIYGLIAGMAVMALSLLIFA; encoded by the coding sequence TTGGATATTAGTATCAATAATATTCTATTTGCTTTTGGGATTACCTTATTTGCGGGAATCTCTACTGGAATTGGAAGTTTACTGGCATTTTACACAAAGCAGACTAATAAAAAATTTCTATCAGCTGCATTAGGCTTTTCAGCAGGTGTAATGATTTATGTATCACTAATAGAGATTTTTGTGAAAGCGCGAGCATCCTTGGAAGCAGTATATGGAAGTACTAAAGGATATTGGATGACAACAATTGCATTCTTTGCAGGTATTGCAATAATAGCACTAATTGATAAATTTATTCCAGAGGGTGGAAACCCTCATGAAATACATGATGCAAGTGAATTAGATGAAAGTAATATAATAGATGATGAAAAAGAAGCTTCTGCTCTATTAAGAATGGGATTATTCTCTGCATTAGCTATAGCAATCCACAACTTTCCCGAAGGTTTAGCAACCTTTATTGGGGCAATTGAGGATCCAACCCTGGGAATAAGTATAGGTATTGCAATAGCTATACACAATATACCTGAAGGTATAGCTGTATCTGTCCCTATTTATTATGCTACTGGAGATAAGAAAAAGGCGTTACTTTATTCATTCTTATCAGGGCTCTCTGAACCACTAGGAGCTATTATAGGTTATTTTATATTATTCAGATTCATGAATGAAGCAATGTTTGGTATAATCTTTGCAATAGTAGCAGGAATCATGGTATATATCTCTCTAGATGAGCTATTACCAACAGCTGAAAAATATGGAGAACATCATATAGCTATTTATGGGCTCATAGCTGGAATGGCTGTTATGGCATTAAGTTTACTTATCTTTGCATAA
- a CDS encoding aldehyde dehydrogenase, protein MLNNPYDSKREFFDAGNTRSYNFRLSQLISLKNAIEKNEDEIINALSLDLGKPPFEAYTAEIGFVYNEINHAIKNLKKWIKPKRLNTPIYLQPANSYIYPEPKGIVLIVSPWNYPFQLSISPLIGAIAAGNCVLLKPSHQAKNTEYLLTKIIEQTFSNNYISVVTGPGSSAVSSLINNHRFDHIFFTGSVEAGKKVLESASKYLTPVTLELGGKSPVIVHEDADLDIAAKRITWAKFYNAGQTCIAPDYLLVHESKKDLLIQRLKFYIKKYYDDNEKESNNIGRIISDKKFDRLISLIENSHILEGGFYNREKRFISPTLVDGIDVTHPLMKEEIFGPLLPILTYNQISDVINIVRLNPYPLALYLFTESNTVEEYIMENIQFGGGCINNAIYHIVNSNLPFGGVGYSGMGRYHSKYSFDTFTHEKSIFKSYGKFDSNLIYPPYKEKTFKLVKKILK, encoded by the coding sequence ATGCTAAATAATCCTTATGATAGTAAAAGAGAATTTTTCGATGCTGGAAATACACGAAGTTATAACTTTAGATTAAGTCAGTTAATAAGTTTGAAAAATGCAATAGAAAAAAATGAAGATGAAATAATAAATGCTTTAAGCCTAGATTTAGGTAAACCACCTTTTGAAGCCTATACTGCTGAAATAGGTTTTGTCTATAATGAAATCAATCACGCTATTAAGAACCTAAAGAAATGGATAAAACCCAAAAGACTAAATACACCTATATATCTTCAACCAGCTAATAGCTATATTTATCCTGAACCAAAAGGGATTGTCCTAATAGTTAGTCCTTGGAATTATCCATTTCAATTGAGCATATCACCACTTATAGGTGCCATAGCTGCGGGAAACTGTGTACTACTTAAACCTTCTCATCAAGCTAAAAATACAGAATATCTATTAACTAAAATAATAGAGCAAACATTTTCTAATAATTATATCAGTGTAGTGACTGGACCAGGCTCTAGTGCAGTTTCATCATTAATCAATAATCATAGATTTGATCACATTTTTTTTACTGGAAGTGTTGAAGCTGGTAAAAAGGTTTTAGAATCCGCATCCAAATATTTAACACCTGTAACTCTAGAATTAGGTGGTAAATCACCTGTAATTGTGCACGAAGATGCAGATTTAGATATAGCAGCCAAAAGAATTACTTGGGCTAAGTTCTATAATGCAGGTCAAACCTGTATAGCACCTGATTACCTATTAGTCCATGAATCTAAAAAAGATTTATTGATACAAAGGCTAAAGTTTTACATCAAAAAGTATTATGATGATAATGAAAAAGAAAGCAATAACATTGGAAGGATTATTAGTGATAAAAAGTTTGATAGACTTATATCTCTAATAGAAAATAGTCATATACTTGAAGGTGGATTTTACAATCGTGAAAAGAGATTTATTTCTCCTACTTTAGTCGATGGTATAGATGTTACTCATCCATTGATGAAGGAAGAAATCTTCGGACCACTCTTGCCAATTCTTACTTATAATCAGATTTCTGATGTTATTAATATTGTAAGGCTAAACCCCTATCCGCTAGCTCTATATCTATTTACGGAAAGCAATACTGTGGAGGAATATATTATGGAAAATATACAATTTGGTGGAGGGTGTATTAATAACGCCATCTATCATATTGTAAATTCCAACCTTCCATTTGGTGGCGTTGGATATAGTGGAATGGGAAGGTATCACTCAAAATATTCCTTTGATACGTTTACTCACGAGAAGAGCATTTTTAAGTCTTATGGAAAGTTCGATAGCAATCTAATTTACCCTCCTTATAAGGAAAAAACTTTTAAGCTAGTTAAGAAAATTCTTAAATAG
- a CDS encoding MATE family efflux transporter, with the protein MEKTHKSINSFTEGVVWKQLLIFFFPLLFGTFFQQLYNTADAIVVGRYVGKEALSAVGGSTGTIINLFVGFFVGISSGATVTISQFFGANNEEKVSDAVHTSIALAIAGGAIIMLIGILGAPAALKWMGTPDEIMTYSLQYIRIYFAGMIANLIYNMGSGILRAIGDSKRPLYFLIISCIVNIILDILFVVVFKWEVIGVAVATVISQIVSAILVCLSLIKTTESYRLDIRKLKINNGLLQKIISIGLPAGVQSLMYSSSNIVVQSSINSFGTDTIAAWTAYAKIDGIFWMILGAFGIAATTFVAQNYGAGKNDRVRIGVKTSLIMSMGTSILLTITLYISGPHLFKLFTTSNSVTDIGLNLLYFTVPFYCSFVPIEILSGSLRGLGNTLIPMIMTGIGVCALRVMWILIAVPIWPSIITVMMSYPITWIVTSILFVIYYIYYTKKENI; encoded by the coding sequence ATGGAGAAAACTCACAAGAGTATAAATAGTTTTACAGAAGGAGTTGTGTGGAAGCAACTGCTTATTTTTTTCTTTCCTTTACTATTCGGAACCTTTTTTCAGCAGCTTTACAACACTGCAGATGCAATAGTGGTAGGAAGATATGTAGGTAAGGAAGCTTTATCAGCTGTAGGCGGATCTACAGGAACAATAATTAACCTATTTGTAGGATTTTTTGTTGGTATATCCTCAGGCGCTACAGTTACTATATCCCAATTTTTTGGGGCTAATAATGAAGAAAAGGTAAGTGATGCAGTACATACTTCAATTGCCCTTGCGATTGCTGGTGGTGCAATAATAATGCTAATTGGTATACTTGGAGCACCAGCTGCTTTAAAATGGATGGGAACTCCTGATGAAATTATGACTTATTCCTTGCAATACATTCGAATTTATTTTGCAGGAATGATAGCTAACCTTATATATAATATGGGTTCAGGAATTTTGAGAGCAATTGGCGATTCTAAACGTCCATTGTATTTTCTTATTATAAGTTGTATTGTAAATATCATATTGGACATTCTATTTGTTGTTGTATTTAAATGGGAAGTAATTGGAGTTGCAGTGGCTACGGTAATTTCTCAAATAGTTAGTGCAATTCTTGTATGCTTAAGCCTAATTAAAACAACTGAATCATATAGATTGGATATAAGAAAATTAAAAATTAACAATGGTTTATTACAAAAGATTATAAGTATAGGATTACCTGCAGGAGTGCAATCTCTAATGTATTCATCCTCTAATATAGTTGTACAATCTAGTATAAATAGCTTTGGTACAGATACTATTGCAGCCTGGACAGCATATGCTAAAATCGACGGTATATTTTGGATGATACTTGGAGCATTTGGTATTGCCGCAACTACATTTGTAGCACAAAATTATGGAGCTGGTAAGAATGACAGAGTTCGAATCGGAGTTAAGACCAGTCTTATAATGTCCATGGGAACATCTATTTTACTAACAATTACACTTTATATAAGTGGACCTCACTTATTTAAGCTATTTACCACTAGTAATTCTGTTACTGACATCGGTCTAAATTTGTTATATTTTACTGTTCCATTCTATTGTAGCTTTGTCCCTATAGAAATACTATCAGGTTCCCTACGTGGCCTAGGAAATACTCTAATTCCTATGATTATGACTGGTATAGGTGTTTGTGCCTTACGTGTAATGTGGATATTAATTGCAGTTCCTATATGGCCAAGTATTATAACAGTAATGATGAGCTACCCTATAACATGGATAGTTACCTCAATTCTCTTTGTAATTTATTATATCTATTACACTAAGAAAGAAAATATATAG
- a CDS encoding sigma-70 family RNA polymerase sigma factor — translation MNMYDTRQIEDICKNTWEPLYRYIYYRVQNREEAEDITQETYAKSLSYSKLKDIEPDKYIAFFKTVALNIIRDKWRKNKKGGNKVNIEAINPMEIAVDDAIEKANQELFINNALKKLNDDQRQVIELRIIKGYSVSETAKIMGKTEGNIRVLQYRALKNLAEIIDEEKE, via the coding sequence ATGAATATGTATGATACCAGGCAGATTGAAGATATATGCAAGAATACCTGGGAACCACTTTATCGATATATATATTATAGAGTGCAGAATAGGGAAGAAGCCGAGGATATTACTCAGGAAACTTATGCTAAATCATTATCTTATTCCAAATTAAAGGATATTGAGCCAGATAAATATATTGCATTTTTTAAGACTGTTGCCTTAAATATTATTCGGGATAAATGGCGTAAGAATAAAAAAGGAGGAAATAAAGTTAATATAGAAGCTATTAATCCAATGGAGATTGCCGTTGATGATGCCATAGAAAAAGCTAACCAGGAATTATTTATAAATAACGCATTAAAAAAGTTAAATGATGACCAGAGACAGGTGATTGAATTAAGAATTATAAAAGGTTATTCAGTATCTGAGACAGCTAAAATTATGGGGAAAACTGAGGGAAATATTAGAGTACTTCAATATCGTGCCTTGAAAAATCTAGCGGAAATAATTGATGAGGAAAAAGAGTAA